The following are encoded in a window of Manihot esculenta cultivar AM560-2 chromosome 8, M.esculenta_v8, whole genome shotgun sequence genomic DNA:
- the LOC110620997 gene encoding serine carboxypeptidase-like 45 — MKSQSRMIIKATVICMILMQRCIAARFSSKEDDKIVRLPGQPQVRFQQYAGYIPIDEKQERALFYYFVEAETEPASKPLLLWLNGGPGCSSVGAGGFSEHGPFRTTDGRTLIRHQYSWNKEANILYLESPAGVGFSYSADASFYNIVNDTITAQDNLKFLQNWLVKFPEYKSRDLFIAGESYGGHYVPQLAKLIVQSGLHFNLKRIALGNPLLDFSTDLNSQGDYYWSHGLISDSTYKLITTTCNTSQLAREEIVRGSASVACKAVRNQLTKEIPDEIDNYDIIADVCESFGKARLSAYNHPLRPRFHVSLLSQSLEEDPIQPKSAENIDVCVQPKTSVYLNRKEVQEALHAQLVGVGNWSFCSQVLKYDMRNLEIPTVDVLGSLISSGIPVLVYSGDLDSVIPFTGTRTLVNGLARKLGLKATVTYRPWFHDKQVGGWTQVYGDNLTFTTIRGGSHLVPLSSPKRSLALFKAFLAGKPLA; from the exons ATGAAATCTCAGTCACGGATGATCATAAAAGCTACAGTAATTTGCATGATATTAATGCAAAGATGCATAGCAGCAAGATTCTCCTCCAAAGAAGATGATAAAATAGTGAGACTGCCAGGGCAACCACAGGTCAGATTCCAGCAATATGCAGGCTATATTCCCATTGATGAAAAACAAGAGAGAGCTCTCTTCTATTACTTTGTTGAAGCAGAAACTGAGCCTGCTTCAAAGCCTCTCCTTCTCTGGTTAAATGGAG GGCCTGGTTGCTCTTCTGTTGGCGCTGGAGGATTCTCTGAGCATGGACCATTCAGGACTACTGATGGAAGAACTCTTATCAGACATCAATATAGTTGGAATAAAG AAGCAAACATTCTATACCTTGAATCACCAGCAGGGGTTGGCTTTTCTTATTCTGCTGATGCatctttttataatattgtGAACGACACTATCACAG caCAAGACAACCTCAAATTCCTGCAGAATTGGCTTGTGAAATTTCCAGAGTATAAAAGCAGAGATTTGTTCATCGCTGGGGAAAGCTATGGAG GTCACTACGTACCACAACTTGCAAAACTAATTGTCCAGTCAGGATTACATTTCAATTTGAAAAGAATTGCT TTAGGAAATCCTCTTTTGGATTTCAGCACAGACTTGAACTCACAGGGAGATTACTACTGGTCTCATGGGTTGATATCAGATTCTACTTACAAACTTATCACCACAACTTGCAACACTTCACAGCTTGCGAGAGAGGAAATAGTAAGAGGGTCAGCTTCAGTTGCTTGTAAAGCTGTGAGAAATCAACTTACGAAAGAAATTCCTGACGAGATCGATAACTACGATATCATAGCTGATGTGTGTGAATCATTTGGGAAAGCTCGACTGAGTGCCTATAATCATCCCTTGAGACCAAGATTTCACGTTTCATTATTAAGTCAATCGCTGGAAGAAGATCCTATTCAGCCT AAATCTGCAGAAAATATAGATGTTTGTGTACAACCAAAGACTTCTGTGTATCTGAACAGGAAAGAAGTGCAAGAAGCTCTTCATGCACAGCTTGTAGGAGTTGGCAATTGGAGTTTCTGCAGCCA ggtattgaagtatgACATGAGAAACCTTGAGATACCTACGGTTGATGTTTTGGGCTCATTGATCAGTTCAGGCATCCCAGTTCTAGTGTACAG TGGAGATCTAGATTCAGTTATTCCATTTACTGGGACAAGGACTTTGGTGAATGGTTTAGCAAGGAAGTTGGGATTGAAAGCAACTGTGACTTATCGACCTTGGTTTCATGATAAACAG GTTGGTGGATGGACACAAGTTTATGGAGACAACCTTACGTTTACAACTATTAGAGGAGGATCTCATTTGGTTCCTTTATCATCACCCAAGAGATCACTAGCCCTATTTAAAGCATTTCTTGCTGGAAAACCACTTGCCTAG